The proteins below are encoded in one region of Tsuneonella sp. CC-YZS046:
- a CDS encoding TonB-dependent receptor, with product MPVFFKFRFLVADGCGHLVGKLLFRLTAGVYYLNQLQKQNIIAPLFQFAGAGSVALRANVRQRSKGYAVFANAEYDLNDKLTAIAGIRWSRDEKSIQQTNGMYGNLDPLEPFKGYERDYKIPVGATLGENEFTDATAGGLNKFGKNLWSAKFELDYKPSEGTLIYASVNRGVKAPGYNNGLVSIGLPFSEYYFKPERLMAYEVGLKSNIFGRMGNISVSSFYYDYKDYHAISFIGVGSFITNNDAKLYGLEADISLKPVRGLTIQVNGGLLHSKLYDAANAAQIVDDREMPIAPSWTISGLVRYDFDVDGKRVGFQLDGRARDAFFNNPGNDTAAKVPSYGILNGNLDISDSDGKYKFSIGVKNIFDKRYKTSIFLLNGVAGYRYGFYAPPRWVTAEFSVNF from the coding sequence TTGCCGGTATTCTTCAAGTTTCGCTTCCTTGTCGCGGATGGCTGCGGCCACCTTGTCGGCAAGCTCCTTTTCCGGCTCACCGCAGGGGTCTATTACCTGAATCAACTGCAGAAGCAGAATATCATTGCACCGCTATTTCAGTTCGCCGGCGCCGGATCGGTGGCCCTCAGGGCCAATGTCAGGCAGCGCTCGAAAGGTTATGCGGTCTTCGCCAATGCCGAGTATGATCTGAACGACAAGCTGACCGCCATCGCGGGCATAAGATGGTCCCGTGATGAAAAGAGTATTCAGCAGACGAACGGAATGTATGGCAATCTGGACCCACTGGAGCCATTCAAAGGGTATGAGAGGGATTACAAAATCCCTGTCGGCGCTACCTTGGGAGAGAATGAATTCACGGACGCCACAGCGGGTGGGCTGAACAAATTCGGCAAGAATCTTTGGTCCGCCAAATTCGAGCTGGACTATAAGCCATCCGAGGGAACGCTTATTTATGCCTCTGTGAACAGGGGGGTGAAGGCACCGGGTTACAACAACGGATTGGTTTCCATCGGCCTTCCATTCAGTGAGTATTATTTCAAGCCAGAAAGGCTGATGGCTTATGAAGTTGGCCTGAAGTCGAATATCTTCGGGAGAATGGGTAATATATCCGTATCATCATTCTACTATGACTATAAGGATTACCACGCCATATCCTTCATCGGCGTCGGATCGTTCATCACGAATAACGATGCCAAGCTCTACGGGCTGGAGGCAGATATTTCGTTGAAGCCGGTCAGGGGCCTGACCATACAGGTCAACGGAGGGTTGCTGCACTCGAAACTTTACGATGCCGCCAACGCAGCACAGATCGTTGACGACAGGGAAATGCCGATTGCCCCGTCATGGACCATATCCGGATTGGTGCGGTACGATTTCGACGTGGACGGCAAGCGAGTGGGATTCCAGTTGGATGGGCGAGCGAGGGATGCGTTCTTTAACAATCCCGGGAATGACACGGCCGCCAAGGTGCCATCATACGGAATTCTCAATGGGAATCTCGACATTTCCGATAGCGACGGGAAGTACAAGTTCTCTATCGGGGTGAAGAACATCTTCGACAAGAGATACAAGACGTCGATATTCCTGCTGAACGGCGTCGCGGGATACAGGTATGGTTTCTATGCTCCGCCCAGGTGGGTTACGGCGGAATTTTCGGTCAATTTCTAA
- the lepA gene encoding translation elongation factor 4 yields MTELAKIRNFSIIAHIDHGKSTLADRLIQFTGGLSEREMSEQVLDNMDIERERGITIKAQTVRLTFTARDGETYELNLMDTPGHVDFAYEVSRSLAACEGALLVVDAAQGVEAQTLANVYQSIEHDHEIVPVINKIDLPASEPDKVKAEIEDIIGLDASNAVLTSAKSGIGIEEVLEAVVTRIPPPKGSRDAPLKAMLVDSWYDPYLGVVILVRVIDGVIKKGLQVKFMQGGTEHLIDRVGCFTPKRADLAELGPGEIGFITAQIKEVAQARVGDTITTVKGGAAEALPGFKEVQPVVFCGIFPVDAADFEKLRESIAKLRLNDASFSFEMESSAALGFGFRCGFLGLLHLEIIQERLSREYDLDLITTAPSVVYRIQLNKSRTDDAREIMLHNPADYPDPSRIEQIDEPWIKATIYTPDEYLGSILKLCQDRRGIQTDLTYVGGRAQVSYELPLNEVVFDFYDRLKSISRGYASFDYEQIGLREGDLVKMSILVNNEPVDALSMIVHRSVAEERGRHMCERLKDLIPRHLFKIPIQAAIGGKVIARETIAALRKDVTAKCYGGDITRKKKLLEKQKKGKAKMREYGNVSIPQEAFIAALRMGEE; encoded by the coding sequence ATGACTGAACTGGCCAAAATCCGAAATTTTTCGATCATCGCCCATATCGACCATGGCAAGTCCACGCTGGCCGACCGGCTGATCCAGTTCACCGGCGGCCTGTCCGAGCGCGAGATGAGCGAGCAAGTCCTTGATAACATGGACATCGAGCGCGAGCGTGGGATCACCATCAAGGCCCAGACCGTGCGCCTGACCTTCACCGCGCGCGACGGCGAGACTTATGAGCTGAACCTCATGGACACGCCCGGCCATGTCGACTTCGCCTATGAAGTCTCCCGCTCCCTCGCCGCCTGCGAAGGCGCGCTGCTGGTGGTCGACGCCGCGCAGGGGGTGGAGGCGCAGACGCTGGCCAACGTCTATCAATCGATCGAGCACGACCACGAGATCGTCCCCGTCATCAACAAGATCGACCTGCCCGCCTCCGAGCCGGACAAGGTCAAGGCCGAGATCGAGGACATCATCGGGCTGGACGCCAGCAACGCGGTGCTCACCTCCGCCAAGTCCGGCATCGGCATCGAGGAAGTGCTGGAAGCCGTCGTCACCCGCATCCCGCCGCCCAAAGGCAGCCGCGACGCGCCGCTCAAGGCGATGCTGGTCGACAGCTGGTACGATCCCTACCTCGGCGTGGTCATCCTCGTGCGCGTGATCGACGGGGTCATCAAGAAGGGCCTGCAGGTCAAGTTCATGCAGGGCGGGACGGAGCACCTGATCGACCGGGTGGGCTGCTTCACCCCCAAGCGCGCCGACCTGGCCGAGCTTGGCCCCGGCGAGATCGGCTTCATCACCGCCCAGATCAAGGAAGTGGCGCAGGCCCGCGTCGGCGACACCATCACCACCGTGAAGGGCGGCGCGGCCGAGGCGCTGCCGGGCTTCAAGGAAGTGCAGCCGGTGGTGTTCTGCGGCATCTTCCCGGTGGACGCGGCCGATTTCGAGAAGCTGCGCGAAAGCATCGCCAAGCTGCGGCTGAACGACGCCAGCTTCAGCTTCGAGATGGAAAGCAGCGCCGCGTTGGGCTTCGGCTTCCGCTGCGGCTTCCTCGGCCTGCTGCATCTGGAGATCATCCAGGAACGGCTCAGCCGCGAATACGACCTCGACCTCATCACCACCGCGCCCAGCGTGGTCTATCGCATCCAGCTCAACAAGTCGCGCACCGACGACGCGCGCGAGATCATGCTGCACAACCCGGCCGACTATCCCGATCCCTCGCGGATCGAGCAGATCGACGAGCCGTGGATCAAGGCCACGATCTACACGCCGGACGAATATCTCGGCTCAATTCTCAAGCTCTGCCAGGACCGGCGCGGGATACAGACCGACCTCACCTATGTCGGCGGGCGGGCGCAGGTCAGCTACGAACTGCCGCTCAACGAAGTGGTGTTCGATTTCTACGACCGGCTCAAGAGCATCAGCCGCGGCTACGCCAGCTTCGATTACGAGCAGATCGGCCTGCGCGAAGGCGATCTGGTGAAGATGAGCATTCTGGTGAACAACGAGCCGGTGGACGCCCTCAGCATGATCGTCCACCGTTCCGTGGCCGAGGAACGCGGCCGCCATATGTGCGAGCGGTTGAAGGACTTGATCCCACGCCACCTGTTCAAGATTCCGATCCAGGCGGCCATCGGCGGCAAGGTGATCGCCCGCGAGACCATCGCCGCCCTGCGCAAGGATGTGACCGCCAAATGCTACGGCGGCGACATCACCCGCAAGAAGAAGCTGCTGGAGAAGCAGAAGAAGGGCAAGGCGAAGATGCGGGAATACGGCAATGTCAGCATCCCGCAGGAAGCCTTTATCGCCGCGCTGCGGATGGGCGAGGAATAA
- a CDS encoding putative bifunctional diguanylate cyclase/phosphodiesterase, whose product MAAFWKGIRSSEGRSGPDADDSSDRAGIRGADIATRLQLLDEFESSGQGWFWATDTSGQITYISPSAATALGASSAALAGRPLSSLFVSDAPESQEEEQGTQRTLPFIMRAKNTISNMELRVATDEREIWWAIFGRPQYDADRNFIGYCGNGKDITELRRSRQDASRMAMYDSLTGLANRHRMGQRLVSILQAYRIAKRSCALMMLDLDRFKQVNDTLGHQAGDELLKQVAQRLTRIIGTQGEIGRLGGDEFQVILPDMDDRGQLGELANRVIQMISQPYTIEGSRCVIGTSVGLAVAPYDGLESDDLVRAADLALYAAKGGGRGQYRFYSNDLKDVAEERRQIEEDLRDALARDQIQMHYQPVVRIEDNIVVGFEGLMRWEHPERGWVNPEVFIPIAEESNLINSLGEWALRKACEDAATWPGNVRIAINVSPVQFATAGFPKAVASALATSGINPDRLELEITETVFMGDHGTTDEVFSILKKLGVRLALDDFGTGYSSLGYLRTAPFDKIKIDRSFVETSTEGGSNNSAIIAAIISLAKALGMETTVEGVEAFDQLDLVRSQGGTHIQGFIYSKALCREEVDERFSDGVFRIEPSGPQKHRQTRRTVFRRIGVIHADYRYEATLRDISKTGARIEGLLGVPVGTELVLDLGEGQLVVASVIRSKDAVQGVEFETPLISDGAGGMCTRHRVSPYALAAAGMPLAALGSGTVIGVPGGSGSRPMFMQVEVASLRSERAA is encoded by the coding sequence ATGGCGGCATTCTGGAAAGGCATCCGGTCAAGCGAGGGACGATCTGGCCCTGATGCGGATGATTCCTCCGACCGTGCGGGCATCAGGGGGGCCGATATCGCCACCCGGCTGCAATTGCTCGATGAATTTGAAAGCTCGGGGCAGGGATGGTTCTGGGCGACCGATACGTCGGGCCAGATTACCTATATTTCGCCTTCGGCCGCCACCGCGCTTGGCGCATCGTCGGCCGCTCTTGCAGGCAGGCCGCTGAGTTCCCTGTTCGTATCGGACGCTCCGGAAAGCCAGGAGGAGGAACAGGGCACGCAGCGAACGCTGCCATTCATCATGCGCGCGAAGAACACGATTTCCAACATGGAATTGCGTGTCGCGACGGACGAACGGGAAATATGGTGGGCGATCTTCGGGCGGCCCCAATATGACGCCGACCGCAATTTCATCGGCTATTGCGGCAATGGCAAGGACATAACCGAACTGCGCCGCAGCCGGCAGGATGCCTCGCGGATGGCGATGTATGATTCCCTGACCGGCCTCGCCAACCGCCACAGGATGGGGCAGCGGCTCGTCTCCATTCTCCAGGCCTACAGGATTGCGAAGCGCTCCTGCGCGCTGATGATGCTCGATCTCGACCGCTTCAAGCAGGTCAATGACACGCTGGGCCATCAGGCCGGCGATGAACTGCTGAAGCAGGTGGCGCAGCGGCTGACGCGGATCATCGGCACGCAAGGCGAAATCGGGCGCCTGGGCGGTGACGAATTTCAGGTGATCCTGCCGGATATGGACGATCGCGGCCAGTTGGGCGAATTGGCCAATCGCGTGATTCAGATGATCTCCCAGCCCTATACGATCGAAGGGAGCCGCTGCGTCATCGGGACTTCCGTGGGTCTCGCGGTGGCGCCCTACGATGGTCTGGAGAGCGACGATCTGGTGCGCGCCGCCGATCTGGCGTTGTATGCGGCCAAGGGGGGCGGGCGCGGGCAATATCGCTTCTATTCCAACGATCTGAAGGATGTTGCCGAGGAAAGGCGCCAGATCGAGGAAGATTTGCGCGATGCGCTCGCGCGCGACCAGATCCAGATGCATTACCAGCCGGTCGTCCGCATCGAGGACAATATAGTCGTCGGCTTCGAGGGCCTCATGCGGTGGGAACATCCGGAGAGAGGGTGGGTCAACCCGGAAGTCTTCATTCCGATTGCCGAAGAATCCAACCTGATCAATTCGCTGGGCGAGTGGGCATTGCGGAAGGCTTGCGAAGATGCGGCCACATGGCCCGGCAATGTGCGGATTGCGATCAACGTTTCTCCCGTCCAGTTTGCGACTGCGGGCTTTCCGAAAGCCGTGGCCAGCGCGCTTGCGACGTCCGGCATCAATCCGGACCGGCTTGAGCTTGAAATCACCGAGACGGTCTTCATGGGCGATCATGGGACTACCGACGAGGTATTCTCTATCCTCAAGAAGCTGGGGGTCCGCCTCGCACTCGACGATTTCGGGACGGGATACTCGTCGCTGGGCTATTTGCGAACCGCGCCGTTCGACAAGATCAAGATCGACCGCAGCTTCGTGGAAACCTCCACCGAGGGCGGCAGCAACAATTCGGCGATCATTGCCGCCATCATCAGCCTTGCCAAGGCGCTGGGCATGGAGACGACGGTGGAAGGCGTCGAGGCATTCGACCAGCTGGATCTGGTGCGCAGCCAGGGCGGGACGCATATCCAGGGCTTCATCTATTCCAAGGCCCTTTGCCGGGAAGAGGTGGACGAACGCTTCTCCGATGGCGTCTTCAGGATTGAGCCGTCCGGGCCGCAAAAGCATCGCCAGACCCGGCGCACGGTGTTCCGCCGGATCGGCGTGATCCACGCGGACTACCGCTATGAAGCGACATTGCGCGATATTTCCAAGACCGGCGCGCGCATCGAAGGGCTGCTGGGCGTGCCGGTCGGCACCGAACTGGTGCTCGATCTGGGCGAAGGTCAGCTGGTGGTCGCCTCCGTCATCCGGTCCAAGGATGCGGTTCAGGGGGTCGAGTTCGAAACGCCGTTGATCAGCGATGGCGCCGGCGGGATGTGCACGCGGCATCGCGTTTCGCCCTATGCGCTGGCGGCGGCGGGCATGCCGCTTGCGGCGCTGGGTTCGGGCACCGTGATCGGGGTGCCTGGGGGCAGCGGTTCGCGCCCGATGTTCATGCAGGTCGAAGTCGCCAGCCTGCGATCCGAACGCGCCGCCTGA
- a CDS encoding EAL domain-containing protein: MAQSEPDAVSNAGRHATGDAARPVPARVRKAGAVAARAGEPADGLFSAFAATHAADALLSRRWNCMAGVFAGSAAFAAIFAGIPPVHSIFLIAAASLLVLAGIYFVRLGNRVADAPWQRAMFAVPAVAVPMAVFGLGMGYWNFRAGEFLEGPLAAFILASVIATLIQSGKRYTLFTVQIAGWSGLLAWFHSPSAVATLLVLVPIAVLVDRMQAAAQRASLLRREAELRLSRRAEDILHDFEESGQGWFWETDSKGMLAYLSPATAGLFNTSRGDMIGCHLSKLFETGSDSHDGERTLAFHLSARSAFHELAVRAPLRGEERWWSVTGKPIYDSYGNYVGFRGSAHDLTEKRRTQEEATRLARYDSLTGLANRFQISKTLERLLDAPREAQRTCAVFLLDLDRFKQVNDTLGHPAGDALLTQVSQRLLRVVAERGRVGRLGGDEFQVILGGAQVRDDLANLAHRIIESLSQPYSIEGHRVIIGASVGIALAPEDGTTSDALVRNADLALYAAKDAGRGCYRFYATDLHSRAEEKRQLEQDLRDAIHAGALELHYQPVIETATEEISGFEALMRWNHPTRGMLSPARFVEVAEDTGLIAAMGEWAIRTACHDLARWPESVRVAVNVSPIQFANPQLPGIVTSAIAQAGIDPQRLELEITESVFLADDSNTDAMFASLKRIGVRLALDDFGTGYSSLSYLKKAPFDKIKIDQGFVRGATMPGSRNGAIIASITSLAQSLGMDTTAEGVETLDELELVRLLGCSHVQGYVYDKPFDADEATRRLESGLKAVASGPRASRGPRQTMLRKVVLDHEGEIYTGTIRNISANGAMIEGLWNVPPETTFKIAVSDDLILAGKARWSQENRMGIEFQIPVDIGADGRISLKRGVSQEEDKPRLWRQAG; this comes from the coding sequence ATGGCGCAATCCGAACCCGACGCTGTATCGAACGCTGGGCGTCATGCCACGGGCGACGCTGCTCGTCCCGTGCCGGCGCGGGTCCGCAAGGCAGGCGCGGTTGCGGCGCGCGCGGGTGAGCCGGCGGATGGCTTGTTCTCGGCATTCGCCGCGACCCATGCCGCCGATGCGCTGCTTTCAAGGCGCTGGAACTGTATGGCCGGGGTATTCGCCGGCTCCGCGGCGTTCGCCGCGATCTTTGCCGGCATTCCGCCTGTCCACAGCATTTTCCTGATTGCGGCGGCAAGTTTGCTGGTCCTTGCCGGGATATATTTCGTCCGCCTCGGCAATCGCGTTGCCGATGCGCCATGGCAACGGGCCATGTTCGCGGTTCCGGCCGTGGCGGTGCCCATGGCGGTCTTCGGCCTTGGCATGGGCTACTGGAATTTCAGAGCGGGGGAGTTTCTGGAAGGGCCATTGGCGGCCTTCATTCTCGCCAGCGTGATCGCCACGTTGATCCAGAGCGGCAAGCGATACACGCTGTTCACCGTCCAGATCGCGGGCTGGTCCGGCTTGCTGGCCTGGTTCCATTCCCCCAGCGCCGTCGCCACGCTGCTCGTGCTGGTGCCGATTGCGGTGCTGGTCGACCGGATGCAGGCGGCCGCCCAGAGGGCCAGCCTCCTCAGGCGGGAGGCGGAACTGCGCCTCAGCCGGCGGGCCGAAGACATCCTCCATGATTTCGAGGAATCCGGCCAGGGCTGGTTCTGGGAAACCGACAGCAAGGGGATGCTTGCCTATCTCTCCCCGGCGACCGCCGGGCTGTTCAACACGAGCCGGGGCGACATGATCGGCTGCCATCTGAGCAAGCTGTTCGAGACAGGGAGCGACAGCCATGATGGGGAACGGACGCTTGCGTTCCATCTGTCGGCCCGCTCGGCCTTCCACGAACTCGCGGTAAGGGCGCCGCTGCGGGGGGAGGAGCGCTGGTGGTCGGTAACGGGCAAGCCGATCTATGACAGCTATGGCAATTATGTGGGGTTTCGCGGGTCCGCCCACGATCTGACCGAGAAAAGGCGGACGCAGGAGGAGGCCACGCGCCTCGCCCGCTATGATTCGCTGACCGGCCTCGCCAATCGTTTCCAAATATCCAAGACACTGGAACGGCTGCTCGATGCGCCACGGGAGGCGCAGCGGACCTGCGCGGTTTTCCTGCTCGATCTCGACCGTTTCAAGCAGGTCAACGACACGCTGGGCCATCCCGCCGGGGATGCGCTGCTCACGCAGGTTTCGCAGCGCCTGCTCAGGGTGGTCGCGGAACGTGGCCGCGTGGGGCGCCTGGGCGGCGATGAATTTCAGGTGATACTCGGCGGAGCGCAGGTCCGGGACGATCTGGCCAATCTTGCGCACCGGATCATCGAATCCCTGTCGCAGCCCTATTCGATCGAGGGGCATCGCGTGATTATTGGAGCGTCGGTGGGGATCGCCCTTGCTCCCGAGGACGGCACGACCAGCGATGCGCTGGTTCGCAATGCGGATCTGGCGCTGTATGCGGCCAAGGATGCTGGGCGGGGTTGCTACCGTTTCTATGCGACCGACCTGCATTCGCGCGCCGAGGAAAAGCGCCAGCTCGAGCAGGATCTGCGGGACGCGATCCATGCCGGGGCGCTGGAGCTGCATTACCAGCCGGTGATCGAGACCGCGACCGAGGAGATTTCGGGCTTCGAGGCGCTGATGCGCTGGAATCACCCGACGAGGGGCATGCTTTCGCCGGCCCGGTTCGTGGAAGTGGCGGAAGACACGGGCCTGATCGCCGCGATGGGCGAGTGGGCGATCCGCACCGCCTGTCACGATCTGGCGCGCTGGCCGGAGAGCGTGCGGGTCGCGGTCAACGTATCGCCCATCCAGTTCGCCAATCCGCAGCTTCCCGGGATCGTGACCAGCGCGATCGCGCAGGCGGGCATTGATCCGCAGCGGCTGGAACTCGAGATAACCGAGAGCGTGTTCCTCGCCGATGACAGCAATACCGATGCGATGTTCGCTTCGTTGAAGCGGATCGGCGTGCGGCTCGCGCTGGACGATTTCGGCACGGGTTACTCCTCGCTCAGCTATCTCAAGAAAGCTCCCTTCGACAAGATCAAGATCGATCAGGGGTTCGTGCGGGGGGCAACGATGCCCGGCAGCCGCAACGGCGCGATCATCGCCTCGATCACCAGCCTGGCCCAGTCGCTCGGCATGGATACCACCGCCGAAGGCGTGGAGACTTTGGACGAGTTGGAACTGGTCCGCCTGCTCGGCTGCAGTCATGTGCAGGGATATGTTTACGACAAGCCGTTCGACGCCGATGAAGCCACCCGGCGGCTGGAGAGCGGATTGAAGGCGGTGGCGAGCGGTCCGCGCGCCTCGCGCGGCCCGCGTCAGACCATGCTTCGCAAGGTCGTGCTGGATCACGAAGGCGAGATATACACCGGCACGATCCGCAACATCTCCGCGAATGGGGCAATGATCGAAGGGCTGTGGAACGTGCCGCCTGAAACCACCTTCAAGATCGCCGTGTCGGATGATCTGATCCTGGCCGGCAAGGCGCGCTGGAGTCAGGAAAACCGCATGGGCATCGAATTTCAGATACCCGTCGATATCGGTGCCGATGGCCGCATTTCCCTCAAGCGCGGTGTCTCGCAGGAAGAGGACAAGCCGCGGCTCTGGCGTCAGGCCGGTTGA